The following proteins come from a genomic window of Denitromonas sp.:
- the fdh3B gene encoding formate dehydrogenase FDH3 subunit beta, with amino-acid sequence MARMKFLCDTERCIECNGCVTACKNEHEVPWGIQRRRVVTINDGVIGQEKSMSVACMHCSDAPCMAVCPVDVFYRTEDGVVLHDKDACIGCGYCFYACPFGAPQFPQTGTFGQRGKMDKCTFCAGGPEADGSDAEFEKYGKNRLAEGKLPLCAEMCSTKALLAGDGTALADIFRERVVRRGGSGAEMIGWNTAYGGGEQKRQQTRGGDK; translated from the coding sequence ATGGCGAGAATGAAATTCCTGTGCGACACCGAGCGCTGCATCGAATGCAACGGTTGCGTGACCGCCTGTAAGAACGAGCACGAAGTGCCCTGGGGCATCCAGCGGCGCCGCGTGGTGACCATCAACGACGGCGTGATCGGGCAGGAGAAATCCATGTCCGTCGCCTGCATGCACTGTTCCGACGCACCGTGCATGGCGGTGTGCCCGGTCGATGTGTTCTACCGTACCGAGGACGGTGTGGTGCTGCACGACAAGGACGCCTGCATCGGCTGCGGCTACTGCTTCTACGCCTGTCCCTTCGGCGCGCCGCAGTTTCCGCAGACCGGCACCTTCGGCCAGCGCGGCAAGATGGACAAATGCACCTTCTGCGCCGGCGGGCCGGAAGCCGACGGCTCGGACGCCGAGTTCGAGAAGTACGGCAAGAACCGCCTCGCCGAGGGCAAGCTGCCGCTGTGTGCCGAGATGTGCTCGACCAAGGCGCTGCTGGCCGGTGACGGCACGGCCCTGGCCGACATCTTCCGCGAGCGCGTGGTGCGTCGCGGTGGCAGCGGTGCCGAGATGATCGGCTGGAACACGGCCTACGGCGGCGGTGAGCAGAAACGCCAGCAGACCCGCGGAGGTGACAAATGA
- a CDS encoding molecular chaperone TorD family protein produces MSTVTAALAEPPALSPEDADRAGFYGVLANLLAAPPSDALLDALAAAARLEADPAVPEGAALAAAWARLCEAAGQADGEAVRAEWNTLFCGTGRPPVLPYASFYETGFLMEKPLARVRDDLAALGLARETGCGEPEDHLAALCDAMRALISDGRHGIAVQTPFFQRHLQRWIGRCCADMKAAADARFYRAVGDFAAAFFAVEARALSFET; encoded by the coding sequence ATGAGCACTGTGACCGCCGCCCTCGCCGAGCCGCCCGCGCTGTCACCCGAAGACGCCGACCGCGCCGGCTTCTACGGGGTGCTGGCGAATCTGCTGGCCGCACCGCCCAGTGATGCGCTGCTCGACGCGCTCGCCGCGGCGGCCCGGCTCGAGGCCGATCCGGCGGTGCCCGAAGGCGCCGCCCTGGCGGCCGCCTGGGCGCGGCTGTGCGAGGCCGCCGGCCAGGCCGATGGCGAGGCGGTGCGCGCCGAGTGGAACACCCTGTTCTGCGGTACCGGCCGCCCGCCGGTGCTGCCCTACGCCTCGTTCTATGAAACCGGCTTCCTGATGGAAAAGCCGCTGGCCCGGGTGCGCGACGACCTCGCCGCGCTCGGCCTGGCGCGCGAGACCGGTTGCGGCGAGCCGGAAGACCACCTGGCGGCGCTGTGCGACGCCATGCGGGCGCTGATCAGCGATGGCCGGCATGGCATCGCGGTGCAGACGCCGTTTTTTCAACGCCACCTTCAACGCTGGATCGGCCGCTGCTGTGCCGACATGAAGGCGGCGGCCGATGCGCGCTTCTACCGCGCGGTTGGCGATTTTGCCGCAGCGTTCTTCGCCGTCGAGGCGCGGGCGCTGAGTTTCGAGACCTGA
- a CDS encoding 4Fe-4S dicluster domain-containing protein: MSFNTSKGAPVATTSDTVLCRCQGRVAEAAIDGAGIDERVAVTDGLCRQGGAASLPPSVRQIGCTREAPLIEAAAPADRALRFFPAREYASGGVADAPRLAALIAMARLPEPPPVDAVSYASTGRLAIVGSGPLAMAWAQRLHGKADGQLQVTVFADDEHPLPAASPRKVPVHRARQVSVEGWLGAFHIGWTPGNAVDAAACTGCGACLTACSSDAIVRDGVAAYVDAARCNDKRRCIEVCEVGAIDFSFTPRTATFDLVLDLSDTPRLAMPHLPQGYFAPGGDALAQAEAALALTELVGEFDKPRFFDYDRAKCAHSRNRIDACSRCIDTCSTSAIRADGNGVYVEPHLCMGCGACASVCPSGAMRYNYPSVVDIGQQIRTALAAWVHAGGSAPTLLFHGREQASALKAWAETDALAAPVLPLAVHDAASVGPDLLLYALCAGAGRVVIWQGAEAPATYQASAGRAVRFADAVVAGLGLAAAGERFASVCTDADALMAHLGATAPALGAPARFHPQLDKRATLDLCFAHLATLAAPEALAEPLPVPAGSAYGTVAVAGDKCTLCLSCASACPAQALMDDTEAPRLRIREASCVQCGLCVATCPEDAIALVPRLNLSAAAKQPAVLHEDTPCTCLRCGKPFGSSATVRTLMDRLIGNPHFAAPEQRRRLQMCGDCRVIDMMSPADGQRETTIQDLS, from the coding sequence GTGAGTTTCAACACAAGCAAGGGCGCGCCCGTCGCGACCACCAGCGATACCGTGCTGTGCCGCTGTCAGGGCCGGGTGGCCGAGGCCGCCATCGACGGCGCCGGCATCGATGAGCGGGTCGCCGTCACCGATGGTCTGTGTCGCCAGGGCGGCGCAGCCAGCCTGCCGCCCTCGGTACGCCAGATCGGCTGTACCCGCGAAGCCCCGCTGATCGAAGCCGCCGCGCCGGCCGACCGCGCACTGCGTTTCTTCCCCGCCCGTGAATACGCCAGCGGCGGCGTGGCCGACGCCCCGCGCCTGGCCGCGCTGATCGCCATGGCCCGCCTGCCCGAGCCGCCGCCGGTCGATGCGGTCAGCTACGCCAGCACCGGCCGGCTGGCCATCGTCGGCAGCGGCCCGCTCGCCATGGCCTGGGCCCAGCGCCTGCACGGCAAGGCCGATGGCCAGCTGCAGGTCACCGTCTTTGCCGACGACGAGCACCCCCTGCCGGCGGCCAGCCCGCGCAAGGTGCCGGTGCACCGCGCGCGGCAGGTCAGCGTCGAGGGTTGGCTGGGCGCATTCCATATTGGCTGGACGCCGGGCAATGCCGTCGATGCCGCCGCCTGTACCGGCTGTGGCGCCTGTCTCACCGCTTGCAGCTCCGACGCCATCGTGCGCGACGGCGTCGCCGCCTATGTCGACGCCGCGCGCTGCAATGACAAGCGCCGCTGCATCGAGGTCTGCGAGGTGGGCGCCATCGACTTCAGCTTCACCCCGCGCACCGCCACCTTCGATCTGGTGCTCGACCTCTCCGACACGCCGCGCCTGGCCATGCCGCATCTGCCGCAGGGCTATTTCGCCCCCGGAGGCGACGCCCTGGCCCAGGCCGAGGCCGCGCTGGCGCTGACCGAGCTGGTCGGCGAATTCGACAAGCCGCGCTTCTTCGACTACGACCGCGCCAAGTGCGCCCACTCGCGCAACCGCATCGACGCCTGTTCGCGCTGCATCGACACCTGTTCCACCTCGGCCATCCGCGCCGACGGCAACGGGGTCTATGTCGAGCCGCACCTGTGCATGGGCTGTGGCGCCTGTGCCAGCGTCTGCCCGAGCGGCGCGATGCGCTACAACTACCCCTCGGTGGTCGACATCGGCCAGCAGATCCGCACTGCGCTGGCCGCCTGGGTGCACGCCGGTGGCAGTGCCCCGACCCTGCTCTTCCATGGTCGCGAGCAGGCCAGTGCGCTCAAGGCCTGGGCCGAAACCGACGCGCTCGCCGCGCCGGTGCTGCCGCTGGCCGTGCATGACGCCGCCAGCGTCGGCCCCGACCTGCTGCTCTACGCGCTGTGTGCCGGCGCCGGCCGGGTGGTGATCTGGCAGGGCGCCGAGGCGCCCGCCACCTACCAGGCCTCGGCCGGGCGGGCGGTGCGGTTTGCCGACGCCGTGGTGGCCGGCCTCGGCCTGGCCGCGGCGGGCGAACGCTTCGCCAGTGTGTGTACCGATGCCGACGCCCTGATGGCCCACCTGGGCGCGACTGCACCGGCCCTCGGTGCCCCGGCCCGCTTCCATCCGCAGCTCGACAAGCGCGCCACGCTCGACCTGTGCTTTGCCCACCTGGCCACGCTGGCCGCACCCGAGGCGCTCGCCGAGCCCTTGCCGGTGCCCGCCGGCAGCGCCTACGGCACGGTGGCGGTGGCCGGCGACAAGTGCACGCTGTGCCTGTCCTGTGCCAGCGCCTGTCCGGCGCAGGCCCTGATGGACGACACCGAGGCGCCGCGTCTGCGCATCCGCGAAGCGAGCTGTGTGCAATGCGGCTTGTGCGTCGCCACCTGTCCGGAAGACGCGATCGCCCTGGTGCCGCGCCTGAACCTGAGCGCCGCCGCCAAGCAACCCGCCGTGCTGCATGAAGACACGCCCTGTACCTGCCTGCGCTGCGGCAAGCCCTTCGGCTCCAGCGCCACCGTGCGCACGCTGATGGACCGCCTCATCGGCAACCCCCACTTCGCCGCCCCCGAGCAGCGTCGCCGTCTGCAGATGTGCGGCGACTGCCGGGTCATCGACATGATGTCGCCGGCCGACGGCCAGCGCGAAACCACGATTCAGGATCTGTCATGA
- a CDS encoding ATP-binding protein: protein MNPLRRLRARISASVRAKLLALVLAPLFIGVPALLALVWTWGNDTYERLLRAKVQADLVIAHEYFDRVQQGVGRDLQALAGSSRLAADFPAGTPQAMTELLASMSVRYGLDFLHLLDTRGRPMASARGRLGALPERTRWPAVAAAVSGAAHTSIEVFNPDELEAIDPVLRRRAHIKLVPTPAARPDDRASEERGLMIHAAAPIYDHSGGFIGVLEGGILLNRNLGMVDRINAIVYRDGSLPLGSRGTATLFLNDTRVATNVHLFEGVRALGTRVSDAVRTQVLDTGQVWLDTAFVVNDFYVSGYEPFFDGKRNRVGMLYVGFLETPFREAKAAVMGGLFAIFVAISIIGSLVSLRWARSIFRPIERINAVIQRVERGDAAARVGPLTSRDELGRLAQEFDHLLDTLASKREELQRWADELDRKVAARTAELAEANAILRKAQEHLVMSEKLAAVGELTAGVAHEINNPVAVIQGNLDVLTDILGEAAAPVREEIRLIHQQTDRIRLIVTKLLQFARPGEFAGYTERVNVATLIADSLVLARHTFDKRGIEVHRHDAATLDVEINRSELQQVLINLIVNAVQAMGEGGQLTLSSEDWCEGDERIGVCLRVADTGAGIREADLQHIFDPFFTTKKGHGTGLGLSISQTLVQRYGGRITVDSTPGRGTTFCIWLRSTPEYDESPNAPGFRARWFRPAE from the coding sequence ATGAACCCCTTGCGGCGACTGCGCGCCCGCATCTCCGCGTCGGTCCGGGCCAAGCTACTGGCGCTGGTGCTGGCGCCGCTGTTCATCGGCGTGCCGGCGCTGCTGGCCTTGGTGTGGACCTGGGGCAACGACACCTACGAGCGCCTGCTGCGCGCCAAGGTCCAGGCCGACCTGGTGATTGCCCATGAATACTTCGACCGCGTGCAACAGGGCGTGGGGCGCGACCTGCAGGCGCTGGCCGGATCCAGCCGCCTGGCGGCGGACTTCCCGGCCGGCACGCCGCAGGCCATGACCGAGCTGCTCGCCAGCATGAGCGTGCGCTACGGGCTCGATTTCCTGCACCTGCTCGACACCCGTGGCCGCCCCATGGCCTCGGCCCGCGGCCGGCTCGGCGCCCTGCCCGAACGCACGCGCTGGCCGGCGGTGGCGGCGGCGGTGTCGGGGGCGGCGCACACCAGCATCGAGGTGTTCAACCCGGACGAACTGGAGGCCATCGACCCGGTGCTGCGCCGGCGCGCGCACATCAAGCTGGTGCCGACCCCGGCCGCACGGCCGGACGACCGCGCCAGCGAAGAGCGCGGCCTGATGATCCACGCCGCCGCGCCGATCTACGACCACAGCGGCGGCTTCATCGGCGTGCTCGAGGGCGGCATCCTGCTCAATCGCAACCTCGGCATGGTCGACCGCATCAACGCCATCGTCTATCGCGACGGCTCGCTGCCGCTGGGCAGCCGGGGCACGGCCACGCTGTTTCTCAACGACACCCGGGTGGCCACCAATGTGCACCTGTTCGAGGGCGTGCGGGCGCTGGGCACGCGGGTGTCCGACGCGGTGCGCACCCAGGTGCTCGACACCGGCCAAGTGTGGCTGGACACCGCCTTTGTGGTCAATGACTTCTACGTCTCCGGCTACGAGCCCTTCTTCGATGGCAAGCGCAACCGCGTCGGCATGCTCTACGTGGGCTTTCTCGAAACCCCCTTCCGCGAAGCCAAGGCGGCCGTGATGGGCGGGCTGTTCGCCATTTTCGTGGCGATCTCGATCATTGGCAGCCTGGTGTCGCTGCGCTGGGCGCGCAGCATCTTCCGGCCGATCGAGCGCATCAACGCGGTCATCCAGCGGGTCGAGCGGGGCGATGCGGCGGCGCGGGTCGGGCCGCTGACCAGCCGCGACGAGCTCGGCCGGCTGGCGCAGGAGTTCGACCACCTGCTCGACACCCTGGCCAGCAAGCGCGAGGAGCTGCAGCGCTGGGCCGACGAGCTGGACCGCAAGGTGGCTGCCCGCACCGCCGAGCTGGCCGAGGCCAACGCCATCCTGCGCAAGGCGCAGGAGCATCTGGTGATGAGCGAGAAGCTGGCCGCCGTGGGCGAGCTGACCGCCGGCGTGGCGCATGAGATCAACAACCCGGTGGCGGTGATCCAGGGCAACCTCGATGTGCTCACCGACATCCTCGGCGAGGCGGCCGCGCCGGTGCGCGAGGAGATCCGCCTCATCCACCAGCAGACCGACCGCATCCGCCTGATCGTCACCAAGCTGCTGCAGTTTGCCCGGCCCGGCGAGTTCGCCGGCTATACCGAGCGGGTGAACGTGGCCACGCTGATCGCCGACTCCCTGGTGCTGGCGCGGCATACCTTCGACAAGCGCGGCATCGAGGTGCATCGGCACGACGCCGCCACACTGGATGTCGAGATCAACCGCAGCGAGCTGCAACAGGTGCTGATCAACCTCATCGTCAACGCCGTGCAGGCCATGGGCGAGGGCGGCCAGCTCACCCTGAGCAGCGAGGACTGGTGCGAAGGCGATGAGCGCATCGGCGTCTGCCTGCGCGTGGCCGACACCGGCGCCGGCATCCGCGAGGCCGACCTGCAGCACATCTTCGATCCCTTCTTCACCACCAAGAAGGGCCACGGTACCGGTCTGGGCCTGTCGATCAGCCAGACGCTGGTGCAACGCTACGGCGGGCGCATCACCGTCGACAGCACCCCGGGTCGCGGCACCACCTTCTGCATCTGGCTGCGCAGCACGCCGGAATACGACGAGAGCCCCAACGCGCCGGGCTTCCGCGCCCGCTGGTTCCGCCCGGCTGAGTGA
- a CDS encoding sigma-54 dependent transcriptional regulator, producing the protein MAAGQQVDKSAEARSEWSDYAVLVVDDEAGMRSFLQRALSARGCAVEVADSAESAALLLADAHFDVIVLDIALPGKAGIAWLRELRAGAFSGDVVLITAFADMETAIDALRAGAADFILKPFRVDQIINSLARCFERARLTRENYVLRREVAGLSGGTEGLVGQSQALRQVWSLIKRVAPTPSTVLIQGESGVGKELAARALHQLSARAERPFVPVNCAAVSAELIESELFGHMKGAFTGASESRSGLFTYANGGTLFLDEIGELPLALQTKLLRALEEQRVRPVGSTKEIPVDVRVVAATNRDLREEVAAGRFRQDLFYRLEVLTVTIPPLRQRTDDIVPLAEHFNRQLAARLGLPPLPMTSDVAGRLVGYTWPGNVRELRNFIERALILGHFPVEAPAGALGGEALPLTLAEVERRHMTAVLRQCEGNKTRAAELLGVSRKTLERKCAEWAAGGA; encoded by the coding sequence ATGGCGGCAGGTCAGCAGGTGGACAAATCGGCCGAGGCGCGCTCGGAGTGGTCGGATTATGCGGTGCTGGTGGTCGACGACGAGGCCGGCATGCGCAGCTTCCTGCAGCGCGCACTCAGCGCGCGGGGTTGCGCCGTGGAGGTGGCCGACAGCGCCGAATCGGCCGCGCTGCTGCTGGCCGACGCGCATTTCGACGTCATCGTCCTCGACATCGCCCTGCCCGGCAAGGCCGGCATCGCCTGGCTGCGCGAGCTGCGCGCCGGCGCCTTTTCGGGCGATGTGGTGCTGATCACCGCCTTCGCCGACATGGAAACCGCCATCGATGCGCTGCGCGCCGGGGCGGCCGATTTCATCCTCAAGCCCTTCCGGGTCGACCAGATCATCAATTCGCTCGCCCGCTGTTTCGAGCGTGCGCGGCTGACGCGGGAAAACTACGTGCTGCGCCGTGAAGTGGCCGGGCTGTCGGGTGGCACCGAGGGCCTGGTCGGCCAGTCGCAGGCCCTGCGCCAGGTGTGGAGCCTGATCAAGCGCGTGGCCCCGACGCCGAGCACGGTGCTGATCCAGGGCGAGTCCGGCGTTGGCAAGGAGCTGGCGGCGCGGGCGCTGCACCAGCTGAGCGCGCGCGCCGAGCGGCCCTTCGTGCCGGTCAACTGTGCCGCGGTGTCCGCCGAGTTGATCGAAAGCGAACTGTTCGGCCACATGAAGGGCGCCTTCACCGGCGCCAGCGAGAGCCGCAGCGGCCTGTTTACCTATGCCAACGGCGGCACCCTGTTTCTCGACGAGATCGGCGAGCTGCCGCTGGCGCTGCAGACCAAGCTGCTGCGCGCGCTGGAGGAACAGCGGGTGCGCCCGGTGGGCTCGACCAAGGAGATCCCGGTCGATGTGCGGGTGGTGGCCGCCACCAACCGCGACCTGCGCGAGGAAGTCGCCGCCGGGCGCTTCCGCCAGGATCTGTTCTACCGGCTCGAGGTGCTCACCGTGACGATTCCGCCGCTGCGCCAGCGCACCGACGACATCGTGCCGCTGGCCGAGCATTTCAACCGCCAGCTCGCCGCCCGGCTGGGCCTGCCGCCGCTGCCCATGACCTCCGACGTCGCCGGCCGGCTGGTCGGCTACACCTGGCCCGGCAATGTGCGGGAGCTGCGCAACTTCATCGAGCGGGCGCTGATCCTCGGCCACTTCCCGGTCGAGGCGCCTGCCGGCGCCCTTGGCGGCGAGGCACTGCCGCTGACGCTGGCCGAGGTCGAGCGCCGGCACATGACGGCGGTGCTGCGCCAGTGCGAGGGCAACAAGACGCGCGCCGCCGAGCTGCTCGGCGTCTCCCGCAAGACGCTCGAACGCAAGTGCGCCGAATGGGCCGCCGGGGGCGCATGA
- the htpX gene encoding zinc metalloprotease HtpX: MFGNWIKTSLLMAGIVALFGVIGGMIGGQQGMLLALLFGGGMNVWAYWFSDKMVLKMYKAREVDASTSPYLYNMVRELAGRAQLPMPKVYIIDEAQPNAFATGRNPEHAAVAATTGIIRMLSERELRGVMAHELAHVKNRDILISTISATVAGAISALAQFGMFFGGRGEDRPNPIVSIIIMILAPIAGMLIQMAISRTREFGADRGGAEISGDPAALADALAKIDAYARGIPMHTADEHPETAQMMIMNPLSGGGLKGLFSTHPATEERIARLRAMR; the protein is encoded by the coding sequence ATGTTCGGTAACTGGATCAAAACCTCCCTGCTGATGGCCGGCATCGTGGCGCTGTTCGGCGTCATCGGCGGCATGATCGGCGGCCAGCAGGGCATGCTGCTGGCGCTGCTGTTCGGCGGCGGGATGAACGTCTGGGCCTACTGGTTTTCGGACAAGATGGTGCTCAAGATGTACAAGGCGCGCGAAGTTGACGCCAGCACCTCGCCCTACCTTTACAACATGGTGCGCGAGCTGGCCGGCCGGGCGCAGCTGCCGATGCCCAAGGTGTACATCATCGACGAGGCCCAGCCCAACGCCTTCGCCACCGGGCGCAACCCCGAGCACGCCGCCGTGGCCGCCACCACCGGCATCATCCGCATGCTCTCCGAGCGTGAGCTGCGTGGCGTGATGGCGCACGAACTGGCGCACGTGAAGAACCGCGACATCCTGATCTCGACCATCTCGGCCACCGTGGCCGGTGCCATCTCGGCGCTGGCGCAGTTCGGCATGTTCTTTGGCGGGCGTGGCGAAGACCGGCCGAACCCGATTGTCTCGATCATCATCATGATCCTCGCGCCGATCGCCGGCATGCTCATCCAGATGGCCATCTCGCGCACCCGCGAGTTCGGGGCCGACCGCGGCGGCGCCGAGATCTCCGGCGACCCGGCCGCGCTGGCCGATGCGCTGGCCAAGATCGACGCCTACGCCCGCGGCATCCCCATGCACACCGCCGACGAGCACCCCGAGACCGCGCAGATGATGATCATGAACCCGCTCTCCGGTGGCGGGCTGAAGGGCCTGTTCTCGACCCACCCGGCCACCGAGGAACGCATCGCCCGGCTGCGCGCCATGCGCTGA
- the fmt gene encoding methionyl-tRNA formyltransferase — protein MRIAFAGTPEFAATALKALIDGGFEVVLVLTQPDRPAGRGMKLQPSAVKQVALAHGIAVDQPEKLRTPEQQAALRAAAPDVLVVAAYGLILPQAVLDIPRLGCLNIHASLLPRWRGAAPIHRAIEAGDAETGITIMKMDAGLDTGDMVLRQPVPIPPDATTASLHDTLARLGGEMIVDALCRLAIKSLDAEPQPAEGVTYAHKIAKAEARLDWRRPAVELARQIRAFDPFPGAVAEFDGRAIKLWQATVTDAAGAPGTVLRADADGVRIACGEGALCVTVLQMPGGRRVPAADFLQACPLPAGARLALAPAH, from the coding sequence ATGCGCATTGCGTTTGCGGGGACGCCCGAATTTGCGGCGACGGCGCTCAAGGCCCTGATCGACGGCGGTTTCGAAGTCGTGCTGGTGCTGACCCAGCCGGACCGCCCGGCCGGGCGCGGCATGAAGCTGCAACCGAGCGCGGTCAAGCAGGTGGCGCTGGCCCATGGCATTGCGGTCGACCAGCCCGAGAAGCTGCGCACGCCCGAACAGCAGGCCGCCTTGCGTGCCGCGGCGCCCGACGTGCTGGTGGTCGCCGCCTACGGCCTGATCCTGCCGCAGGCGGTGCTCGACATCCCGCGCCTGGGCTGCCTCAACATCCACGCGTCCTTGCTGCCGCGCTGGCGCGGGGCGGCGCCCATCCACCGCGCGATCGAAGCAGGTGATGCGGAAACCGGCATCACCATCATGAAGATGGACGCCGGCCTCGACACCGGCGACATGGTGTTGCGCCAGCCGGTACCGATTCCGCCCGACGCCACCACCGCCAGCTTGCATGACACCCTGGCCAGGCTCGGCGGCGAGATGATCGTCGACGCCCTGTGCCGCCTCGCCATCAAGTCGCTCGACGCCGAGCCGCAGCCGGCCGAGGGGGTGACCTACGCGCACAAGATCGCCAAGGCCGAGGCGCGGCTCGACTGGCGCCGTCCGGCGGTCGAGCTGGCGCGCCAGATCCGCGCCTTCGACCCCTTTCCCGGCGCAGTGGCCGAGTTCGATGGCCGGGCGATCAAGCTGTGGCAGGCCACGGTGACGGACGCGGCCGGTGCGCCCGGCACCGTGCTCCGGGCCGACGCCGACGGCGTGCGCATCGCCTGCGGCGAGGGCGCGCTGTGCGTCACCGTGCTGCAGATGCCCGGCGGCCGGCGTGTGCCGGCGGCCGACTTCCTGCAGGCCTGCCCGCTGCCGGCCGGCGCGCGGCTGGCGCTTGCGCCGGCGCATTGA
- the def gene encoding peptide deformylase, producing the protein MALLPILHFPDPRLHTKAVPVAKVDDRIRTLIRDMAETMYEAPGIGLAATQVNVHERVVVIDVSEDQSSLQAFINPEILERSGEQVGEEGCLSVPGVYDKVVRAERVKVRALNEQGEPFELEADGLLAVCIQHELDHLDGKVFVEYLSLLKQGRIKSKLAKRARITA; encoded by the coding sequence ATGGCACTCCTTCCAATACTGCATTTTCCTGATCCACGCCTGCACACCAAGGCGGTTCCGGTCGCCAAGGTGGACGACCGTATCCGCACGCTGATCCGCGATATGGCCGAGACCATGTACGAGGCGCCCGGCATCGGTCTGGCGGCCACGCAGGTCAACGTCCACGAGCGGGTGGTGGTGATCGACGTCTCCGAAGACCAGTCCAGCCTGCAGGCCTTCATCAACCCCGAGATTCTCGAGCGCTCCGGCGAGCAGGTGGGCGAAGAAGGCTGCCTGTCGGTGCCCGGTGTGTACGACAAGGTCGTTCGGGCCGAGCGGGTCAAGGTGCGTGCGCTCAATGAGCAGGGCGAGCCCTTCGAGCTCGAGGCCGACGGCCTGCTGGCGGTGTGCATCCAGCACGAGCTGGACCACCTCGACGGCAAGGTGTTCGTCGAATACCTGTCGCTGCTCAAGCAGGGGCGGATCAAGTCGAAGCTCGCCAAGCGCGCGCGCATCACGGCCTGA
- a CDS encoding LysM peptidoglycan-binding domain-containing protein, with amino-acid sequence MIRIIFSLVIGVAALVQPAAAASPVELAQNAPDSHTVRKGDTLWGISGKFLREPWRWPEVWQLNKDQIRNPHLIYPGQVIFLDRSGPYLRLGRRVGDGKLQPQIYSEATDQAIPSIPQNEIAPFLTHPLVVDEKRILDSATIVATQENRLYTGQGDTVFAKNVRAGVNTWHIYRPAKPLTDPLTNKILGYEAVHLGTADVTQPGEPAALEIAMARQEIGTGELMLPADRPELLSYVPHAPTTDIEGRVIAIYGGVSETGRQGVITLGVGQQDGAEVGHVLALYRHRGSVVYKDEDTNKKETFELPEHRYGLVFLFRVFDRVSYGLVVDATAPIKVSDTVRTP; translated from the coding sequence ATGATCCGCATTATATTCTCTCTAGTCATTGGCGTCGCCGCCCTCGTCCAACCGGCCGCGGCCGCCTCGCCCGTCGAGCTGGCACAGAACGCACCCGACAGCCACACGGTGCGCAAGGGCGACACCCTGTGGGGCATCTCCGGCAAGTTCCTGCGCGAGCCGTGGCGCTGGCCCGAGGTGTGGCAGCTCAACAAGGACCAGATCCGCAACCCGCACCTGATCTACCCCGGCCAGGTCATTTTCCTCGACCGCAGCGGCCCCTACCTGCGCCTTGGCCGCCGCGTCGGCGACGGCAAGCTGCAGCCGCAGATCTACTCCGAAGCGACCGACCAGGCGATTCCCAGCATTCCGCAGAACGAGATCGCGCCCTTCCTGACCCACCCGCTGGTGGTCGACGAGAAGCGCATCCTGGATTCGGCCACCATCGTCGCCACCCAGGAAAACCGTCTCTACACCGGCCAGGGCGACACGGTGTTTGCCAAGAACGTCCGTGCCGGCGTCAATACCTGGCACATCTACCGTCCGGCCAAGCCACTGACCGACCCGCTGACCAACAAAATCCTCGGCTACGAGGCCGTGCATCTGGGCACCGCCGACGTCACCCAGCCGGGCGAACCGGCCGCGCTCGAAATCGCCATGGCGCGCCAGGAAATCGGCACCGGCGAGTTGATGCTGCCGGCCGACCGCCCCGAACTGCTGTCCTATGTGCCGCATGCACCGACCACCGACATCGAAGGCCGCGTCATCGCCATCTACGGCGGGGTCAGCGAAACCGGCCGCCAGGGCGTGATCACCCTCGGCGTCGGCCAGCAGGACGGCGCCGAAGTCGGCCATGTGCTGGCCCTGTACCGCCATCGCGGTTCGGTGGTGTACAAGGACGAGGACACCAACAAGAAGGAAACCTTCGAGTTGCCGGAGCACCGCTACGGCCTGGTCTTCCTGTTCCGGGTGTTCGACCGCGTGTCCTACGGCCTGGTGGTCGACGCCACCGCGCCGATCAAGGTCAGCGACACGGTGCGCACCCCCTGA